One Halostella salina genomic region harbors:
- a CDS encoding DUF7289 family protein, with protein MTRRRVTSDSRTGRAQSNVVGVAVLLGITVIALGALTASIGAVVQSNAATADADRVAAGFEEAIRPVEATGHHRGRVAVSSGTFSTADRDLRVLNASGVVATTTVDALVYESGDRTVRTLSGAIIRGDDGGSRMYRPPPITASRRAGGVLVVGAGRLNASAGSVGGNGETELVLRSNVTHHRRSLGNGTYRVAVETETPAAWRSYFERLNATVVSEDRDFDGDGVGSVVARFPGDRTAYLVVHDLRLEVAHG; from the coding sequence TCGGACTCCCGGACCGGCCGCGCCCAGTCGAACGTCGTCGGCGTCGCCGTCCTGCTGGGTATCACGGTGATCGCGCTTGGCGCGCTGACTGCGAGCATCGGCGCGGTCGTCCAGAGCAACGCGGCGACGGCCGACGCCGACCGCGTCGCCGCCGGGTTCGAGGAGGCGATCAGACCGGTCGAGGCGACCGGCCACCACCGCGGCCGGGTCGCCGTCTCCAGCGGCACGTTCTCGACGGCCGACCGCGACCTCCGGGTGCTGAACGCGTCGGGCGTCGTGGCGACGACGACCGTCGACGCGCTGGTGTACGAGTCCGGCGACCGGACGGTCCGGACCCTCTCGGGGGCTATCATCCGCGGCGACGACGGCGGCTCCCGGATGTACCGACCGCCGCCGATTACTGCGAGCCGACGGGCTGGCGGCGTCCTCGTCGTCGGTGCGGGCCGGCTGAACGCCTCGGCAGGGTCAGTCGGGGGCAACGGCGAGACGGAACTCGTCCTCCGGTCGAACGTCACGCATCACCGGCGGAGCCTCGGGAACGGCACGTACCGCGTCGCCGTCGAGACCGAGACGCCGGCCGCGTGGCGGTCGTACTTCGAGCGCCTGAACGCCACCGTCGTCTCAGAAGACCGTGACTTCGACGGCGACGGCGTGGGGAGCGTCGTCGCCCGGTTCCCGGGCGACCGGACGGCGTACCTCGTCGTCCACGACCTGCGACTGGAGGTGGCGCATGGCTGA
- a CDS encoding DUF7266 family protein, giving the protein MADRGPRTTHRRGRPSDRALTPVVGKALEIAIVVLYVALLTASLYGNAVPEYRSEAGAEVGNRTLATAAHGVQQAVPASPTVGTARTRVDLPERIRGATYRIRADGEMLVLDHPDAAVGGRARLVLPDSVVSVSGTWHSDGETAVVVERVDGGFAVTLEGDS; this is encoded by the coding sequence ATGGCTGACCGCGGCCCTCGAACGACCCATCGCCGCGGTCGCCCGAGCGACCGCGCCCTGACCCCGGTCGTTGGCAAGGCCCTGGAGATAGCGATCGTCGTCCTCTACGTCGCGCTGCTGACGGCGTCGCTGTACGGCAACGCTGTCCCCGAGTACCGGAGCGAAGCGGGCGCGGAGGTCGGCAACCGGACGCTGGCGACGGCGGCCCACGGCGTGCAGCAGGCGGTGCCGGCCAGCCCGACGGTCGGGACGGCGCGAACGCGCGTCGATCTGCCCGAGCGGATCCGCGGCGCGACGTACCGCATCCGTGCCGACGGCGAGATGCTGGTGCTCGACCACCCGGACGCCGCCGTCGGCGGCCGGGCCCGGCTCGTGCTTCCCGACTCGGTGGTGTCGGTGTCGGGAACGTGGCACAGCGACGGCGAGACGGCGGTCGTTGTCGAGCGCGTCGACGGCGGCTTCGCGGTCACGCTGGAGGGCGACTCATGA
- a CDS encoding DUF7263 family protein, protein MSRAQANMPALLVALIALSTVAGVGLFVADDAVGSATRDAGERRVAVGLSDRLVSADGPLAVRANVLDARAVASLTPAAFESQYPVARDHAVRVTLDGEPLVSTGDADGGTTIRRVVLVERRERVTRTPALGANREQSVTLPRRTPNATVELSPPNGTTVTTVRANGRVVLHDDAGVEGTATVDLSRFETATLTFASSDRLPDGSVTVTYYPSRTRKALLGVTVDG, encoded by the coding sequence ATGAGCCGCGCACAGGCGAACATGCCCGCGCTGCTGGTCGCCCTGATCGCGCTCTCGACGGTCGCCGGCGTCGGGCTGTTCGTCGCGGACGACGCGGTCGGGAGCGCGACGCGGGACGCCGGCGAGCGCCGCGTCGCAGTCGGTCTCTCCGACCGCCTCGTGAGCGCCGACGGGCCGCTGGCGGTCCGCGCGAACGTGCTCGACGCCCGGGCGGTCGCGTCGCTCACGCCCGCGGCGTTCGAGTCGCAGTACCCCGTCGCGCGGGACCACGCCGTCCGCGTGACGCTCGACGGCGAACCGCTCGTCAGCACTGGCGACGCCGACGGCGGAACGACGATCCGGCGGGTCGTGCTCGTCGAGCGACGCGAGCGTGTGACCCGCACGCCGGCGCTCGGCGCGAACCGCGAACAGTCGGTGACGCTCCCGCGGCGGACGCCGAACGCGACGGTCGAACTGTCGCCGCCGAACGGCACGACCGTCACCACGGTCCGGGCGAACGGCCGCGTCGTGCTGCACGACGACGCCGGCGTCGAGGGCACCGCGACCGTCGACCTGTCGCGGTTCGAGACGGCGACGCTGACGTTCGCGTCCAGCGACCGGCTCCCCGACGGGAGCGTGACCGTGACGTACTACCCCTCGCGGACCCGGAAGGCCCTCCTGGGGGTGACCGTCGATGGATAG
- a CDS encoding DUF7262 family protein translates to MDSRAQLSLPAIEVGVGVVLVVGVLTTFALGVPDADTREPQLDAYAEDAATVLAGESPRHGGATRLAEVVRTPERFERERDALERRVDRILPDNLLFRVETPQGAVGYERPAGVTVGSATVTTASGDVTIRVWYA, encoded by the coding sequence ATGGATAGCAGGGCACAGCTGTCGCTGCCGGCCATCGAGGTCGGCGTCGGCGTCGTGCTGGTCGTCGGCGTCCTGACGACGTTCGCGCTCGGCGTCCCGGACGCCGACACCCGGGAGCCACAGCTGGACGCCTACGCCGAGGACGCCGCGACGGTGCTGGCGGGCGAGTCGCCGCGACACGGCGGGGCGACTCGGCTCGCGGAGGTGGTTCGGACGCCCGAGCGCTTCGAGCGCGAGCGCGACGCGCTGGAGCGCCGCGTCGACCGGATCCTGCCGGACAACCTGCTGTTTCGGGTCGAGACGCCACAGGGTGCGGTCGGCTACGAACGGCCGGCGGGCGTGACCGTCGGCTCGGCGACCGTGACGACCGCCAGCGGCGACGTGACGATACGGGTGTGGTACGCATGA
- a CDS encoding DUF7261 family protein, whose translation MRRLGPDRNRGQLVLVAAGVLALALVPIAFAYLQLGYHADVRAGVEYDDPGRNAERLLERGVHDASADVRGEYEWWQREDAVAAVRTNLEPRLETLRAARVDSGTAYEVAYNDSAAAAWAARNCPSGPDRQFGDCEAIDGVVVQERAGEAAVLAVALDVRVTTADGRWRATPVVEATGNATATA comes from the coding sequence ATGAGACGGCTCGGCCCCGACCGGAACCGCGGCCAGCTCGTTCTCGTCGCAGCGGGCGTGCTGGCGCTGGCGCTCGTCCCGATCGCCTTCGCGTACCTCCAGCTCGGCTACCACGCCGACGTTCGGGCGGGCGTCGAGTACGACGACCCGGGGCGCAACGCCGAGCGCCTGCTCGAACGCGGCGTCCACGACGCGAGCGCCGACGTGCGGGGCGAGTACGAGTGGTGGCAGCGCGAGGACGCCGTCGCCGCGGTTCGGACGAACCTCGAACCGCGGCTCGAAACGCTCCGCGCGGCCCGCGTCGACAGCGGAACGGCCTACGAGGTGGCGTACAACGACAGCGCCGCCGCGGCGTGGGCCGCCCGGAACTGCCCCAGTGGACCGGACCGACAGTTCGGTGACTGCGAGGCCATCGACGGCGTCGTCGTGCAGGAGCGCGCCGGCGAGGCGGCGGTGCTGGCGGTGGCGCTCGACGTTCGCGTGACGACGGCGGACGGGCGGTGGCGGGCGACGCCGGTTGTCGAGGCGACCGGGAACGCGACGGCGACGGCGTGA